The following DNA comes from Bacteroidales bacterium.
TTAATGTATGAATCACGAAGTTCTAACAGTATTTCTTTTTTTAGCTCAGAATCATTTTCCAGAACAACAGCAGGATAGCCACCATAAATCAGGTAATCATCAAAATATTCCTTAATTTCTTGTTTTTTAAGGGAGAAATAGTCTTTCCTTTCCCTTAGTGTCTGTACTTCATCGCTCAGGTCTTTTTTCCCGGAGAACTCAAGATATTCCTGAAAATTCAGGGGATGGAGATGGAATATTTTTTTCCTCCCGGCCAGCGAGTCTTTAAATTTTCTGTCTATGTAGAAAGCGCTGCTGCCTGTAGCAATAATTTTAAGATGAGATATTCCTTTTTATTAAGGTGAGCGTTGATTTTGTCGTGTATGTGTCGTTTATTATATTCCATACTAAATGGCAAATATAATATAAATATAGGATGGTGTAAAAATTATCTGATATTTTTTATATTTCGTTGTTGTTTTTATATCTATTTTCTTGTTAGCTCCCGATGGTAACGCGAAGGCTATGGTTAACTGGTTGATTGGTTGATTGGTTGATTGGTTGATTGGTTCAAAAGTTGGTTCGTTTTCATCTGATTTTTTGGGCTTTTGCGGTCTTTGCGAGAAATATATTCCCTCACGCAAAGGGCAAAAAGGATTGTTTGTTTCCTGGCGGATTTTTCATTTATCAGCCACCATTTTACGCAACTGATTTCAGGAAACATATTACGGATTTTGGATTGCTACACCAAAGCCGCTTAAACTTTTCAGATCAATATTAAATTCACTATTATCTTTCGGTTAACCATTCCCATACCGGTACAACCTCTGTACCATCAAAATAATCTTTCTGGTTTAGCGTGATAATGGTTTTTCTATTGGGTTTATAGCCTTCAAGTTCATTTATTCCATTGATTTCCCTTTCCAGATTATCCTCCTTCAATTCATGACATACCTGAATAATCTGAAGATGACCATTGGCATCTTTCACTACAAAATCGCATTCATAATCTGATCTGTGATACCAGACTTCTTTTTTGTTTCTGCAAAGCTCGATATAAACGACATTTTCCAGAATACGACCCAGATCATCACTAAATGAAAGGGTATTGGCTTTGATCAAACCCGTATCAACAGCATAAATCTTTTTGGGATTAGCCAGTTGCTTTCTCACTGAAGCAGAAAACAGGGGTAAAGGAGAGAGCAGATAACTATTTGCCAGATAACCAATATAATTGATTACCGTATTGACAGAACCCGTATGAAACCGTTTGCTTAGTTTATTATAGGAAAATTCTTTACCTGTATTGCTGATTAAAAAGAGTGTCAACGCTTTTAATATTTCTTCCTGTCTTATTTCATAGCGAACAATCACATCGCGGGTGATTATGTCTTCAAGCAATTGCTGTAATATATCGATTTCTTCATTCCTGATAAATTCAGGAAATCCTCCGATTGCCATATAATCTTTAAAGCTGGCAACTGAAGGGTCTATATCTCTGTAGGTTAAGAACTCCCGGTAAGAAAAAGGGTACAATACCCAGGTAAGATGCCTTCCGGTCAATTTTGTGCCTAATTCTTTGCTTAATAACGATGCATTGGAGCCGGTAAGAAATATTCTTTTCCCTTTATCATGTGCAGATC
Coding sequences within:
- a CDS encoding ATP-binding protein codes for the protein RRCGKSTFLQQLMELFERPVYFNFEDHRAYNFEVNDFDKLDQILEKKNPDAWFFDEIQNVAGWERYIRSAHDKGKRIFLTGSNASLLSKELGTKLTGRHLTWVLYPFSYREFLTYRDIDPSVASFKDYMAIGGFPEFIRNEEIDILQQLLEDIITRDVIVRYEIRQEEILKALTLFLISNTGKEFSYNKLSKRFHTGSVNTVINYIGYLANSYLLSPLPLFSASVRKQLANPKKIYAVDTGLIKANTLSFSDDLGRILENVVYIELCRNKKEVWYHRSDYECDFVVKDANGHLQIIQVCHELKEDNLEREINGINELEGYKPNRKTIITLNQKDYFDGTEVVPVWEWLTER